The region GCGACGCCGGCGCGCGCATCGTCATCGAGGAATTCCTCGCCGGCGAAGAAGCAAGCTTCATCGTCATGTGCGACGGCAAGAACATCCTGCCGCTGGCCACCAGCCAGGACCACAAGCGCCTGAAGGACCACGACCAGGGTCCAAACACGGGCGGCATGGGCGCGTATTCGCCGGCGCCGATCGTCACGCCGGCCATGCATGCGCGCGTCATGCGCGAAATCATCGTCCCGACCATCCAGGGCATGGCCAAGGACGGCATCACGTTCACGGGCTTCCTGTACGCGGGCCTGATGATCGACGACAAGGGCACGCCGAAGACGCTGGAATTCAACTGCCGCATGGGCGACCCGGAAACGCAGCCCATCATGGCGCGCCTGAAGACAGACCTGGTGACCGTCATGGAGCACGCCGTCAATGGCACGCTCGACGCCGTGGAACTGGAATGGGACCGCCGCACGGCCGTCGGCGTCGTCATGGCCGCCGCCGGCTACCCGGACGATCCCGTCAAGGGCACGGCCATCGGCGACATCCCGGCCGAAACCGTCGATGCCGTCACCTTCCATGCGGGCACCCGCATCGAGGGCGAACGCCTGGTCACCAACGGTGGACGCGTGCTGTGCGTGGTGGGCCTGGGCGACAGCATCAAGATGGCGCAGAAGCAGGCATATGAAACCGTGGAAAAAATCCATTTCGACGGCGCGCAGTACCGCCGCGACATCGGCTGGCGCGGCCTGAAGCATTGA is a window of Janthinobacterium rivuli DNA encoding:
- the purD gene encoding phosphoribosylamine--glycine ligase; amino-acid sequence: MKILVVGSGGREHALAWKLAQSERIQMVYVAPGNGGTARDARLVNLDISDPQLLADFVQQEHISLTVVGPEVPLAAGIVNLFRSRGLKIFGPTKEAAQLESSKDFAKAFMQRHGIPTAAYQTFSDVAPAHTYVDAMGAPIVIKADGLAAGKGVVVAMTLEEAHQAVDNMLADNQFGDAGARIVIEEFLAGEEASFIVMCDGKNILPLATSQDHKRLKDHDQGPNTGGMGAYSPAPIVTPAMHARVMREIIVPTIQGMAKDGITFTGFLYAGLMIDDKGTPKTLEFNCRMGDPETQPIMARLKTDLVTVMEHAVNGTLDAVELEWDRRTAVGVVMAAAGYPDDPVKGTAIGDIPAETVDAVTFHAGTRIEGERLVTNGGRVLCVVGLGDSIKMAQKQAYETVEKIHFDGAQYRRDIGWRGLKH